One Sulfuricurvum sp. DNA window includes the following coding sequences:
- the lgt gene encoding prolipoprotein diacylglyceryl transferase yields MEYWNHIYEHFNPVAFHLFSIPVHWYGLMYVLALLSALVIAKWIVEKDNISITKEQLDDYFIYAEIGVILGARLGYILFYDTHTMYYLTQPWQIFNPFIDGVFVGIRGMSFHGAILGFLIGSYLYHRRHGIPYGRLMDLVAVSVPLGYVFGRIGNFLNQELVGRATDVPWGIYVYDTLRHPSQLYEAFVEGIVVFVIIYAYRHRKAFEGELILLYGFSYGIGRGLVEFYRAPDAQIGYIIGQWMTLGMALSFAMAGVSAILWVYFKKGSAQNRIQK; encoded by the coding sequence ATGGAATACTGGAATCATATTTACGAACACTTTAACCCTGTAGCTTTTCATCTTTTTTCTATCCCCGTCCATTGGTATGGATTGATGTATGTTCTTGCTCTTCTCAGTGCTTTAGTGATTGCAAAATGGATTGTTGAAAAAGACAATATTTCGATTACAAAAGAGCAATTGGATGATTATTTCATCTATGCGGAGATTGGGGTGATTTTGGGGGCACGATTAGGGTATATCCTCTTTTATGATACCCATACGATGTACTATCTCACGCAACCATGGCAAATTTTTAATCCATTTATCGACGGAGTGTTTGTTGGTATTCGTGGGATGAGTTTTCACGGGGCGATACTCGGATTTTTAATCGGTTCATATCTGTATCATCGCCGTCACGGTATCCCATATGGACGGTTGATGGACTTGGTTGCGGTATCGGTTCCGCTAGGATATGTGTTCGGGCGAATCGGAAATTTCCTCAATCAAGAGCTTGTCGGACGTGCTACCGATGTGCCGTGGGGGATTTATGTCTATGACACTCTCAGACATCCCTCACAGCTCTATGAAGCGTTTGTTGAGGGGATTGTGGTCTTTGTTATCATCTATGCGTATCGTCACCGTAAAGCGTTCGAGGGGGAGCTAATCTTACTCTATGGCTTTAGTTACGGAATCGGGCGAGGCTTGGTCGAATTTTATCGTGCTCCTGATGCGCAGATCGGCTATATCATCGGACAATGGATGACGCTGGGTATGGCACTTAGTTTCGCGATGGCGGGAGTATCCGCGATTTTGTGGGTCTATTTTAAAAAGGGCTCCGCTCAAAACCGGATACAAAAATAG
- a CDS encoding DsrE family protein, with amino-acid sequence MDKLLIVWSSGEIEVAKKLVLLYGSVILPRGYWDEAHLMVWGPSAKLLAENTQLQEMVTKVIESGVKASVCVVCSDDYGVTEELRTLGIEPTHTGEFLTQALKSDWKVVTF; translated from the coding sequence ATGGATAAACTTCTCATCGTTTGGAGCAGTGGCGAAATTGAAGTCGCTAAAAAGCTGGTATTACTTTATGGTAGTGTTATTTTGCCACGTGGATATTGGGACGAAGCCCATTTGATGGTATGGGGTCCTTCGGCAAAGCTCTTGGCTGAAAACACGCAGCTGCAAGAGATGGTTACCAAAGTGATAGAGAGCGGGGTAAAAGCTTCCGTGTGTGTCGTATGCAGTGATGATTACGGAGTGACCGAAGAGCTTCGAACGTTGGGGATTGAGCCAACCCATACTGGAGAGTTTTTGACGCAGGCGCTTAAAAGTGATTGGAAAGTGGTGACGTTTTGA
- the hemN gene encoding oxygen-independent coproporphyrinogen III oxidase, producing the protein MLDFDKYTRYSKPGPRYTSYPTALEFSDAFGYDGYLEKLHSQDPTRPLSLYFHLPFCKNACYFCGCNVVFTSKEDKKERYIDYITRELQILSQHIDVNRPVIQLHFGGGTPTFFDADQLNRIISAIKSHFKNFTADAEISCEIDPRHINEDQMRVMSEAGFNRVSFGIQDFDEKVQVAVHRVQPYDITKAAMELARKYNMVSVNVDLIYGLPYQSLETFKKTLDLAISLDPDRFAVFNYAHVPWLKKTMRKIDETTLPHPAEKLAIMRYTIDHMSELGYRMIGMDHFAKPKDELFKAIDKGELHRNFQGYTTKGGADLIGVGLTSIGEGVDYYAQNFKEMEAYEAAIDAGRLPYERGVALNEDDRIRQYVIMELMSNFKLDIERFEKLYNVTFSTYFADALEELKPFEADGLLTITPKSIECSPTGTLLIRNIAIPFDAYMKRHVSNQKTFSKTV; encoded by the coding sequence ATGCTTGATTTTGATAAATATACTCGCTATTCCAAGCCTGGACCTCGTTATACAAGTTATCCGACTGCGTTAGAATTTAGCGATGCTTTTGGTTATGATGGTTATTTGGAGAAACTCCATTCACAGGATCCGACGCGTCCATTGTCTCTCTATTTTCATTTGCCGTTTTGTAAAAATGCCTGTTATTTTTGTGGCTGTAATGTCGTATTTACCTCCAAAGAGGATAAAAAAGAGCGTTATATCGACTACATCACCCGTGAGCTTCAAATCCTGAGCCAACATATCGATGTCAATCGCCCTGTGATTCAGCTCCATTTCGGCGGAGGAACCCCGACGTTTTTCGACGCGGATCAATTAAACCGAATTATCAGCGCGATTAAAAGCCATTTTAAAAACTTCACCGCAGATGCCGAAATCAGTTGTGAGATTGACCCACGTCATATTAACGAGGATCAAATGAGAGTGATGAGCGAGGCGGGATTTAACCGTGTCAGCTTCGGTATCCAAGATTTTGACGAAAAAGTACAAGTTGCTGTTCATCGTGTGCAACCGTATGACATCACTAAAGCGGCGATGGAATTGGCGCGCAAATACAATATGGTGAGTGTCAACGTCGATCTCATCTACGGATTGCCGTATCAGTCTCTGGAGACCTTTAAAAAGACGCTCGATTTGGCGATTTCTCTCGATCCTGACCGTTTTGCCGTATTCAACTATGCCCATGTGCCGTGGCTTAAAAAAACGATGCGTAAAATCGATGAGACGACTCTGCCACATCCGGCAGAGAAGCTTGCCATTATGCGCTATACCATCGATCATATGTCCGAGCTTGGGTATCGAATGATCGGGATGGATCACTTCGCTAAACCCAAAGATGAACTCTTTAAAGCGATTGACAAAGGGGAGTTGCATCGTAATTTCCAAGGCTATACCACCAAGGGTGGGGCTGATCTCATCGGAGTAGGACTTACCTCTATCGGTGAAGGAGTTGATTATTACGCACAAAATTTTAAAGAGATGGAAGCGTACGAAGCGGCTATTGATGCAGGGCGTCTGCCGTATGAGCGTGGGGTTGCACTGAACGAAGATGATCGTATCCGTCAATACGTTATTATGGAGCTAATGAGCAATTTTAAACTCGATATTGAGCGGTTTGAAAAACTCTATAACGTCACCTTCTCTACCTATTTTGCCGATGCATTAGAGGAGTTAAAACCTTTTGAAGCGGATGGGTTACTTACCATTACCCCTAAATCAATCGAGTGCTCACCGACGGGGACACTGTTAATCCGTAATATTGCAATCCCTTTTGATGCCTACATGAAGCGTCACGTATCGAATCAAAAAACTTTCAGTAAAACGGTATAG
- a CDS encoding response regulator transcription factor, protein MIKILLIEDDLEIADLLTQYLNRYQMEVISYPHPKAALASLGIESYDLVLLDLTLPDMDGLDVCKALRERSDIPIIISSARSDLGDKVIALELGADDYLPKPYEPRELVARIQSLLRRINGKTIQASSEMFRVDETGIYKEGELLPLTRAEFELLSLLIKHRRQIISRDFIANNVESIGWESSERSIDVLISRIRQKVEPNPKHPTLIRSIRGMGYQFTL, encoded by the coding sequence ATGATTAAAATCCTCCTTATCGAAGACGATCTCGAAATTGCCGATCTTTTGACGCAATATTTGAACCGTTATCAAATGGAGGTTATTTCGTATCCTCATCCCAAAGCGGCGCTTGCGTCATTGGGAATTGAGTCCTACGATCTCGTTTTACTCGATCTTACTCTGCCCGATATGGATGGATTGGATGTTTGCAAAGCCCTTCGTGAGCGTAGCGACATCCCCATCATCATCTCCTCGGCTCGGAGTGATTTGGGAGACAAAGTCATCGCCCTCGAACTCGGTGCCGATGATTACCTCCCCAAGCCCTATGAGCCCAGAGAGTTGGTAGCCCGTATACAAAGCCTCCTTCGTCGCATCAACGGAAAAACAATCCAAGCAAGTAGTGAAATGTTCCGTGTCGATGAAACCGGAATTTACAAAGAGGGGGAACTTCTCCCTCTTACCCGCGCCGAATTTGAACTACTCAGCCTCCTCATCAAACACCGACGTCAAATCATTTCCCGTGATTTTATCGCCAATAACGTCGAATCGATAGGATGGGAGAGCAGTGAACGGAGTATTGACGTTCTTATCAGCCGAATCCGTCAAAAAGTAGAACCCAATCCCAAACACCCTACCCTTATCCGCTCTATTCGCGGAATGGGGTATCAGTTTACCCTATGA
- a CDS encoding (Fe-S)-binding protein yields MSVLAHDIFNFTETSDACIKCGKCIPVCTIHNVNADEVTSPRGFIDLLGAYQRGQLELDLNAKEIFESCFLCTNCTDVCPKALPTDMVIEQVRADLADKYGIAWFKQAFFYLLRHRTTMDILFKLGYVFQTCGFKIKAELNSMQPRFNLPIIKKDRLLPSMGKTSFLNSYPENIPNGGKRRVAIFIGCLANYNYTEIGKGLLEILEALGVDAFIPKKQLCCGAPAYFTGDFATVDHNAKKNIEYFESFIDEVEAIIIPEATCSAMIKIDYEHFFHDQPEWLARAQKLKPKIFMATEWLEQKTELKQLLASKGKNNLSVTYHDPCHARKMQGVYKEPRALVGQNYTITEMSDPNACCGFGGVTMQTEKFHFAQAVGRPKAAMIAKTGAQVVTAECSACRMQINNSMNEANVDVVFKNPIELIAEALRK; encoded by the coding sequence ATGTCGGTGTTGGCTCACGATATTTTTAATTTTACCGAGACATCGGACGCGTGTATCAAATGTGGAAAATGTATCCCTGTTTGTACGATTCACAATGTCAATGCCGATGAAGTTACCTCTCCACGTGGATTTATCGATCTATTAGGGGCGTATCAACGGGGACAATTAGAGCTTGATTTGAATGCGAAAGAGATATTTGAGAGCTGTTTTTTGTGTACCAACTGCACTGATGTCTGCCCTAAAGCACTTCCTACGGATATGGTGATTGAGCAAGTACGTGCCGATCTCGCCGATAAATACGGAATCGCATGGTTTAAGCAAGCATTTTTCTATCTCTTACGTCACCGTACCACTATGGATATTTTGTTTAAATTGGGATATGTATTTCAGACGTGTGGGTTTAAAATCAAAGCAGAGCTAAACTCAATGCAGCCGAGATTTAATCTCCCGATCATTAAAAAAGATCGCCTTTTACCCTCTATGGGAAAAACCTCTTTTTTAAACAGCTATCCTGAGAATATTCCTAATGGCGGAAAACGTCGCGTGGCGATTTTCATCGGATGTTTGGCGAACTACAACTACACCGAAATCGGAAAAGGGCTTTTAGAGATTTTGGAGGCATTAGGCGTCGATGCCTTTATCCCGAAAAAACAGCTGTGCTGTGGGGCACCTGCTTATTTTACGGGGGATTTCGCGACGGTTGATCATAATGCCAAAAAGAACATAGAGTATTTCGAGAGTTTTATCGATGAGGTTGAGGCGATTATTATCCCCGAAGCGACGTGCAGTGCGATGATTAAAATCGATTATGAGCATTTTTTCCACGATCAGCCTGAGTGGTTGGCACGCGCCCAAAAGCTCAAACCAAAAATCTTTATGGCAACCGAATGGCTGGAGCAAAAAACAGAGCTGAAACAGCTTTTAGCCTCCAAAGGGAAAAACAATCTTAGCGTCACCTATCACGATCCTTGTCATGCCCGCAAAATGCAAGGGGTTTATAAAGAACCGCGTGCCTTGGTAGGGCAAAATTACACGATTACCGAGATGAGCGATCCGAATGCCTGTTGTGGTTTTGGCGGTGTGACAATGCAGACGGAGAAGTTTCATTTTGCTCAAGCGGTGGGGAGACCAAAAGCCGCCATGATTGCTAAAACGGGAGCGCAAGTGGTAACTGCTGAGTGCAGTGCGTGCCGTATGCAAATCAACAACTCGATGAATGAAGCAAATGTGGATGTTGTCTTTAAAAACCCGATTGAATTGATAGCAGAAGCGTTACGAAAATGA
- a CDS encoding Hpt domain-containing protein, translating to MGVRTDLENNFDFEIIDEFLDHFAMMVEIMEPMIIDLGIQDRVHRSIEELFRIFHNIKSASGYLQIEPMTRLSSFVEDALEQLRTRDRIVNEETITWLISVSDMFQQWQEDFKMDNELSKINFSLLILPDMEKA from the coding sequence ATGGGTGTACGAACCGATTTGGAGAACAATTTCGATTTTGAAATTATCGATGAATTTTTAGATCATTTTGCCATGATGGTGGAGATTATGGAACCAATGATTATTGATCTTGGTATCCAAGATCGTGTTCATCGAAGTATTGAAGAGCTTTTCCGTATTTTTCATAATATTAAATCAGCTTCCGGATATTTACAAATTGAACCGATGACACGTCTCTCTTCATTTGTCGAAGATGCCTTAGAGCAACTAAGAACTCGCGATCGTATTGTTAATGAAGAGACGATTACGTGGCTTATCAGTGTTTCTGATATGTTCCAGCAATGGCAAGAAGATTTCAAAATGGACAATGAACTCTCCAAAATCAATTTTTCCCTTTTAATTTTACCCGATATGGAGAAGGCGTGA
- a CDS encoding type II toxin-antitoxin system RelE/ParE family toxin, with translation MPHKIVYLEHAYTDLEIILDHIAEDSPSRAIEYLEFLKNGILKLADFPHLGVMCKRKHIRRECRVLIIENYLVFYKIDEILPTVIIGRVLHRTINYKTKKLF, from the coding sequence ATGCCTCATAAGATCGTCTATCTCGAACACGCTTACACTGATCTTGAAATCATTTTAGATCATATTGCAGAAGATTCTCCCTCTCGTGCCATCGAATACCTCGAATTTCTCAAAAACGGCATTTTGAAATTAGCCGATTTTCCACACTTGGGTGTTATGTGCAAACGTAAACATATCCGCAGAGAATGCCGTGTTCTGATTATCGAGAACTATTTGGTATTCTATAAAATCGATGAAATATTACCAACCGTCATTATCGGCAGGGTTTTACATCGCACTATCAACTACAAAACAAAAAAGCTTTTTTAA
- the trpA gene encoding tryptophan synthase subunit alpha, which produces MKHLVAYITAGYPDKNFTVDLALALGENGVDTLELGVPFSDPVADGPVIEAANHAALANGFKFTDLIEISTAVAPKIDTLWMGYFNPFYQYGMEALLDKAASIGVNGLIIPDVPYEEAKNYHNLFESRALANITFVAPTDGEERIKLITAEARKFIYLVAYAGITGSGKAEDLAPTLEMIKRHTQTPVYVGFGVNEKTAREKVQGADGVIVGSAIVNVLLDDTISATQKIARCCEITRTIKSLINS; this is translated from the coding sequence GTGAAGCACCTCGTAGCATACATCACCGCAGGTTACCCTGATAAAAATTTTACTGTTGATCTCGCATTAGCACTGGGTGAAAACGGTGTCGATACTTTAGAACTCGGCGTTCCGTTTTCCGATCCCGTAGCCGATGGTCCTGTAATCGAAGCGGCAAATCATGCGGCACTCGCCAATGGATTCAAATTTACCGATTTGATCGAGATTTCGACTGCCGTCGCCCCTAAAATTGACACATTATGGATGGGTTATTTCAACCCGTTTTACCAATACGGGATGGAAGCGTTGCTTGATAAAGCTGCAAGTATCGGCGTAAACGGTTTAATCATCCCTGATGTTCCGTATGAAGAGGCAAAAAACTATCACAACCTCTTTGAATCACGCGCCTTAGCCAACATCACCTTCGTCGCTCCGACCGATGGGGAAGAGCGTATTAAATTGATTACCGCTGAAGCGCGTAAATTTATCTACCTTGTCGCTTATGCGGGGATTACGGGGAGTGGTAAAGCCGAAGATTTAGCTCCGACTTTAGAGATGATTAAACGCCATACACAAACTCCTGTTTACGTCGGTTTCGGTGTGAATGAAAAAACAGCACGTGAAAAAGTGCAAGGGGCAGATGGTGTCATCGTCGGATCGGCTATCGTCAATGTCTTGTTGGACGATACTATTTCAGCAACCCAAAAAATCGCTAGATGCTGTGAGATAACCCGCACCATCAAATCTCTCATTAATTCTTAA
- a CDS encoding HugZ family protein has product MTTQEVELFLETFQTLIMASLTPDGAPHASTAPYVRVGNDFYILISTVAQHGRNLLSNPNVSLLFVEDESQCTQPFARKRITIEAIASEMSRENDVYISVIESLKARFDAELVTSLTQMGDFHLFKLSPKSGSVVMGFGKAYRLNENLEVLTQIIAQHQRGHGNG; this is encoded by the coding sequence ATGACAACCCAAGAGGTAGAACTTTTTTTAGAGACGTTTCAAACTCTTATTATGGCGTCTCTCACTCCTGATGGTGCTCCACACGCAAGCACTGCTCCCTATGTACGAGTCGGAAATGATTTTTATATCCTTATCAGCACCGTAGCACAACACGGGCGCAATCTCCTATCTAATCCTAACGTCTCACTTCTCTTTGTCGAAGATGAGTCCCAATGCACACAACCCTTTGCCCGTAAACGGATAACGATTGAAGCTATTGCATCGGAGATGAGTCGAGAGAATGATGTATATATCAGCGTGATTGAGTCTTTAAAAGCTCGCTTTGATGCGGAACTGGTCACCTCATTAACCCAAATGGGAGATTTCCACCTCTTCAAACTCTCTCCTAAAAGCGGCAGTGTCGTGATGGGATTTGGCAAGGCGTATCGGTTGAATGAAAATTTAGAGGTGTTAACGCAAATTATAGCTCAACACCAAAGGGGTCATGGCAATGGATAA
- the panB gene encoding 3-methyl-2-oxobutanoate hydroxymethyltransferase, with amino-acid sequence MKKLTLSALKKRKNNLPIVMITAYDALFARLLSESADILLVGDSLNMSFGGNADTLSATMDQMIYHTNAVCKGAPETFVITDMPFGSYSDEGIALSNALRVYRETPADAIKIEGGADKAHLVKHLVDNGFAVCGHIGLLPQSVRAEGGYKVKGRSEEEALSLIADAQAIEQAGAFIIVIEGVIADVATRVAQSVSIPVIGIGAGNGVDGQVLVFSDMLGLYEPFVPKFVKQYTNGATVVKEAVNIYKNEVQNREFPDENFIY; translated from the coding sequence ATGAAAAAACTAACACTTAGCGCTCTCAAAAAGCGTAAAAACAATCTTCCTATTGTTATGATAACAGCGTATGATGCCCTTTTCGCCCGATTATTAAGCGAAAGTGCCGATATCCTACTCGTTGGTGATAGTCTCAACATGAGTTTCGGAGGCAATGCGGATACCCTCAGTGCCACGATGGATCAGATGATTTATCACACTAATGCGGTATGCAAAGGTGCTCCTGAGACGTTTGTTATCACCGATATGCCTTTTGGATCGTACAGCGATGAGGGCATAGCCCTCTCTAATGCACTGCGTGTTTATCGTGAAACACCTGCCGATGCCATCAAAATCGAAGGGGGAGCCGATAAAGCCCACCTCGTGAAACATCTCGTAGACAACGGCTTTGCGGTGTGCGGACATATCGGGTTACTTCCCCAAAGTGTTCGTGCTGAGGGTGGGTATAAGGTAAAAGGGAGATCCGAAGAAGAAGCCCTCTCCCTCATTGCCGACGCACAAGCTATCGAGCAAGCAGGAGCATTTATCATCGTTATCGAAGGGGTCATTGCTGACGTTGCGACACGTGTAGCTCAAAGTGTCTCTATTCCTGTAATCGGAATCGGTGCGGGGAACGGCGTGGACGGTCAAGTGCTCGTATTCTCCGATATGCTCGGTCTCTATGAGCCGTTTGTTCCGAAATTTGTCAAACAATACACGAATGGTGCAACCGTTGTCAAAGAGGCAGTCAACATTTATAAAAATGAAGTACAAAATAGAGAGTTTCCAGATGAAAATTTTATTTATTAA
- a CDS encoding ArsS family sensor histidine kinase: protein MISRRHSVFFKLHAFFALALIVLSLLFISALSEQKEQKFHLLAHRSMELSRILEEAPIRTCMEQNQELKEAGFRPIETLSPHCEPIPIPPPMRAKLQSRNVKVTIYKDHNGFVYALARENCTMYYRDTAEEPTYYFVWFLFFALLGGLVSMYLLLWSNLKPLKALYETIHHYGEGEEMSISHSNGKDEIALISNALSDALEKQNRLKKSRELFLRNMMHELKTPITKGKFIVELEENTPNITLLGKLFTRMEHLISQMAQVEKMHAFSLSTHPCSIKNMIESTIDNLLLNEENIEIQGCDREIEVDSALFTSALQNLIDNAYRHATAYPILIRCDAHKICIQNSGEPLKRPVEEALQAFVTERGDGGLGLGLYIAQSVCELHRFSLEYHYDEGIHYFCIRF, encoded by the coding sequence ATGATTAGCCGTCGTCACTCTGTTTTTTTTAAACTTCATGCCTTTTTTGCCTTAGCTCTTATCGTCCTTTCATTGCTTTTTATTTCTGCATTGAGTGAGCAAAAAGAGCAAAAATTTCATCTTCTTGCCCACCGTTCTATGGAGTTATCACGTATCCTTGAAGAAGCACCTATCCGAACCTGTATGGAACAAAATCAAGAGCTTAAAGAGGCTGGATTTAGACCTATTGAGACCTTATCTCCCCATTGTGAACCGATTCCGATACCCCCGCCGATGCGTGCGAAGCTTCAATCTCGCAACGTCAAAGTTACCATTTACAAAGACCATAACGGATTTGTCTACGCCTTGGCACGAGAAAACTGCACAATGTATTATCGCGATACGGCAGAAGAGCCGACCTATTATTTTGTTTGGTTTTTGTTCTTTGCTCTTTTGGGCGGATTAGTGAGTATGTACCTACTGTTATGGAGCAATCTCAAACCGCTCAAAGCATTGTACGAAACGATTCACCATTATGGTGAAGGGGAAGAGATGTCTATCTCTCATTCCAACGGAAAAGACGAAATCGCCCTTATCTCGAATGCCCTCAGTGATGCATTGGAAAAACAAAATAGATTAAAAAAATCACGTGAACTTTTTTTACGCAATATGATGCACGAGCTCAAAACCCCTATCACCAAAGGTAAATTTATCGTTGAGTTGGAAGAAAACACCCCAAATATTACTTTGCTGGGGAAACTATTTACGCGCATGGAACATCTCATCAGCCAAATGGCACAAGTGGAAAAGATGCATGCCTTCTCCCTCTCAACACACCCTTGTTCGATTAAAAACATGATAGAGTCTACTATCGACAACCTCTTACTTAACGAGGAGAATATTGAAATACAGGGATGTGATAGAGAGATCGAGGTCGATTCAGCCTTATTTACCAGTGCTTTGCAAAATCTCATCGACAATGCGTATCGCCATGCAACAGCGTACCCAATTTTAATTCGATGTGACGCACATAAAATCTGCATACAAAACAGCGGTGAACCTCTTAAACGTCCAGTCGAAGAGGCGTTGCAGGCATTTGTTACAGAACGTGGTGATGGAGGATTAGGATTAGGGCTTTACATCGCCCAATCGGTATGCGAATTACACCGTTTTAGTCTCGAATACCATTACGACGAGGGGATACACTATTTTTGTATCCGGTTTTGA
- the ruvB gene encoding Holliday junction branch migration DNA helicase RuvB: protein MERIVEIEKFTAEEVTETSLRPSNWDGYIGQEQIKKNLGVFIEASSKRREALDHVLFYGPPGLGKTTLALIIANEMGSNIKVTAAPMIEKSGDLAAILTNLEEGDILFIDEIHRLSPAVEEILYPSMEDFRLDIIIGSGPAAQTVKIDLPRFTLIGATTRAGMLSNPLRDRFGMNFRMQFYTPEELCTIVTQAAMKLGKHIDKDAAHEIAKRSRGTPRIALRLLKRVRDFADVANESTILHERSRYALDQLGINANGFDEMDIRLLKLLMEAKGRAMGLSTIAAALSEDEGTIEDVLEPYLLANGYLERTARGRIATPKTYELLKFGNPPLHLF from the coding sequence ATGGAACGCATCGTCGAAATCGAGAAATTTACTGCCGAAGAGGTCACAGAAACTTCACTTCGCCCTAGCAATTGGGATGGGTACATCGGACAAGAACAAATCAAAAAAAATCTAGGTGTCTTTATTGAAGCAAGTTCCAAACGACGTGAAGCTCTCGATCATGTCCTTTTTTATGGACCTCCAGGTTTGGGAAAAACAACCCTCGCCCTCATCATCGCCAACGAGATGGGAAGTAACATCAAAGTAACTGCCGCACCCATGATCGAAAAAAGCGGTGACCTCGCCGCCATCCTCACAAACCTCGAAGAGGGGGACATTCTTTTCATCGATGAAATTCACCGATTATCCCCTGCGGTTGAAGAGATTCTTTACCCCTCCATGGAAGATTTCCGCCTCGATATCATCATCGGCTCAGGCCCAGCTGCCCAAACAGTTAAAATCGACCTCCCACGTTTTACCCTCATCGGTGCAACGACCCGTGCGGGGATGCTCTCCAATCCCCTGCGCGATCGTTTCGGAATGAATTTTCGGATGCAGTTTTATACACCTGAAGAGCTTTGTACTATTGTTACCCAAGCCGCGATGAAACTGGGAAAACATATCGATAAAGATGCCGCTCACGAGATTGCTAAACGCTCACGCGGAACCCCCCGTATTGCTCTAAGATTACTAAAGAGGGTTCGAGATTTTGCTGATGTTGCGAATGAGAGCACCATATTACACGAACGTTCCCGCTATGCCCTTGACCAACTGGGGATCAATGCCAACGGTTTTGATGAGATGGATATACGCCTTCTAAAACTCCTCATGGAAGCAAAAGGGCGTGCGATGGGATTATCCACTATCGCGGCGGCGCTGAGTGAAGATGAAGGGACAATCGAAGATGTACTCGAACCCTATCTCCTCGCTAATGGCTATTTAGAGAGAACGGCACGCGGTCGTATCGCCACTCCCAAAACCTATGAATTACTCAAATTTGGTAATCCTCCTCTACACCTTTTTTAA